The DNA sequence CGGCTACATCTTCATATCGAACCTCATCGCCTCGGCGATCACCTTTTTGCTCTTGCTTCCCGAAGCTCGCGGCCTCGCGGCCGGATTCTCGACATCGCTCTGGAAACGGATGATCCGGTACAGTTGGCCCCTCATGATCGCTGGACTGGCCAGTGCCGTCAATGAGGTCGCGGATCGACAAATCATGAATTTCGTGCTGCCCGAAGTGGAGGCTTTCCGCCAGATCGGTATCTACGGCGCATGCTACAAATTGAGCATCTTATTGACCCTATTCATTCAAGCTTACCGGTATGGCGCCGAACCCTTTTTCTTTGCAAAGGCCAAGGAGCTCGATGCCCGCGAAACATACGCCGAGCTTATGAATTTATTTGTGATCGTCACTTCGCTGATCTTCGTTGGGCTCAACCTGTTCATAGACCCGATCTCACACATATTCATCCCGAACCCCGAATATTACGAAGGGCTTCACATTGTGCCCGTTTTACTGCTCGCGAATTTGTTTCTCGGAGTGTACATCAATTTGTCGATCTGGTACAAGCTATCCGACAAAACCCTGTACGGAGCCATCATCAGCATTGTTGGCGCTGCGATCACCATCGCTTTGAACCTTTGGGCCATACCTATCTACGGTTACACCGCCGCGGCCTGGGTTACTTTGATCGCCTATGGAACCATGATGGTTGTTTCGCTTCTTTGGGGGCATAAAGCGTACCCGATTCCGTACGATTTCAAACGCCTTTTCGGCTATTTGCTGCTAGCAATTGGAATTGTGTGGTTGGGACAACGTTTCGATAACGAAAGCTTACCGCTAAACATAGCCCTATTCCTTATATTTGGGGCCATCTTAGCGATCTTTGAGTATCGCTATATTCGCCGCTGGGTGAAAAAAAGTTGATATGGAAGTCAAAGTGATCAATCGTTCGGGCCATCCCCTTCCGCTATTCAAGACGGAAGCGTCGGCGAGGCTCGACCTACCTGCAAATATCGAAGATCCCATAACCCTACAACCGGGCCAGCGCAAGTTGGTCGGTACAGGACTTTTTATTAAGCTTCCTCTTGGCTACGAAGCGCAAGTGCGCCCGCGCAGCGGCTGGGCCCTTAAAGAAGGGGGTGACCGTGTTGAATGCTCCGGGTACCATCGACGCCGATTACCGAGGTGAAATTGGGGTGATCCTGATCAATTTAGGGCAAGCCCCGGTTACCCTCGAAAATGGAGACCGCATAGCCCGGTTGGTCGTGGCTAATTACGGGCGCATCGAATGGTCGCCCGGTGAAGAATTGGAAAAAAGTGAACGAGGAGCCGGAGGTTTCGGTTCCACCGGAATATAAAAACCACCCATTATGAAGATCGTCATTCCTATGGCCGGTAGGGGGTCGCGCTTGCGTCCACATACTTTGACCGTCCCCAAACCCCTTATTCCGATTGCCGGAAAACCAATTGTTCAGCGATTGGTCCAGGACATCGCCAAGGTAACGGGAGATGATATCGACGAAGTCGCCTTTATCATCGGGGACTTCGGTAAAGAGGTAGAGCAACAACTCGTCGGTATTGCCGAAAGCGTCGCCGCCAAAGGAAGTATCTACTATCAAGAAGAGGCCCTGGGAACCGCGCACGCCATACTTTGC is a window from the Flavobacteriales bacterium genome containing:
- a CDS encoding polysaccharide biosynthesis protein gives rise to the protein MNPIRKFLGQTAIYGLSTIVGRLLNFLLVPLYVSLFPAEEYGKVSYLYALVVFLIVVLTYGMETTFFRFRERDEDQVKVFSTGAWSLVFTSSIFLAIALLFSGPIAAAVNLPDHPEYIRWFAWILALDAVVALPFARLRAEGKAFRFALVKLTNIGLNIGFNLLFLLVKVFYDPEVGIGYIFISNLIASAITFLLLLPEARGLAAGFSTSLWKRMIRYSWPLMIAGLASAVNEVADRQIMNFVLPEVEAFRQIGIYGACYKLSILLTLFIQAYRYGAEPFFFAKAKELDARETYAELMNLFVIVTSLIFVGLNLFIDPISHIFIPNPEYYEGLHIVPVLLLANLFLGVYINLSIWYKLSDKTLYGAIISIVGAAITIALNLWAIPIYGYTAAAWVTLIAYGTMMVVSLLWGHKAYPIPYDFKRLFGYLLLAIGIVWLGQRFDNESLPLNIALFLIFGAILAIFEYRYIRRWVKKS